The nucleotide sequence TCCGCAAAGAAATCGTTGGTCGTACTCCCGCGGCGGAAGACCGCCGGCGCCGGGCGCATGACCTCCGGCGCGGAGACCGCACCCGCGGCGCCGGCGCCATTGACGACCTGCAGCAGGTCGTTGACGCACCCGCGCAGGGTGACGGCCTGGGCGTTGAGCTCCTCCGCGGCGGCCGAGTTTTCCTCGGCGCCGGCGGCGTTGCCCTGGGTGACCTTGTCCATCTGGCCAACCGCGGCGTTGATCTGGACGATGCCCTCGCTCTGCTCCTGACAGGCGTGGGCGATGTCAGCCACGAGGCCGTCCAGCCGGCGGGTGCGCTCGACGATCCCGCCGAAGCCGGTCGCGACCTTGCCGCTGATGCCGACGCCGAGTTCGCTCATGCGCACGGCCTCGCTGATCGTGGCGGCGGTCTCCTTGGCGGCGCTGGCGCTGCGCTGCGCGAGGTTGCGCACCTCTTCGGCGACGACCGCGAAACCGGCCCCGGCCTCGCCGGCGCGCGCGGCCTCGACCGCCGCGTTAAGCGCGAGGATGTTCGTCTGGAACGCGATCTCGTCGATCGTCTTCACGATCTGCGCCACGCTCTTGCTGGTTTTCTGCAGGTCGGCCATGGCCGTGGCCATCTTCTCCATATCGGTGGTCCCGGCGTCCGCGGCCGCGCGGGTCTCCGCCGCCAGGGCCTTGGCCGTGGCCGCATGCTCGGCGTTGCGCTTCGTCATGCTGGAAAGTTCCACCAGGGAGGAACTGGTCTCCTCGAGGGAGGCCGCCTGCTCGCTGGCGCCGGCGGCGAGGCTCTGGCCCGCGCTGGACACCTGGCCGGAGGCGGCGGTGATCTCATCCGCGCCGGCCCCGAGCTGCTGGGCAATGTCGCGCACCGGGCGCGAAATCCCGCGGGCGATCCACCAGACGACGACCAACACCCCCGCGAGGACGAGCCCGCCCGTCAGCACGATCGTGTTGCGCAGCCGCCGGGCCGCGGCCAGCACCTCGCTCTCGCGCAGGGTGATGCTCACGGCCCACGGGGTGTCCGCCGTCCCGATCCGGACCGGCGCACCAAAACGGAAGGTGTTGTCATCGAGCGTGCGGGAAAAACTCTCGGTGGCGAAGGCCTCGCCCCGCTGCACGTGGCCAAGGAAGGGCTGCACCCAGGCGTCGGTGTCGACCATGGGCTTGCCCAGGCGCTCGCTCTTCGGGTGCGCCGCATAAAGGCCGCGGTTGGAGATCAGCGCGGCATAACCCGTCTCACCTACCTTCACCTGGGCGATCTCGGCCCCGAGCTTTTCGAGCGGCAGATCCACGCCGACCACGCCGGCGAAGGCCCCGTCGGGCCCCTGCACGGGGACGACCAGGCTGGTCATGAGCACGTCCTTCCCGGCGACTTTGTAGAGGTAGGGCTCGAGGATGGTTTCGCGGTTGGTGCGCTTGGCGATCAGGTAGTAATCGCCGGCCCCCTCGACGGTGTAATCCACCAGCGGCTCAACCTGGATCTGGCCGCTGCCGCGGTTCCAGTAGGAGATAAAGCGGCCGGTGCCGTCATGCCCGGGTTGGCCGGCGTGCTCGGCGTCGCGACCGTCAAAGGCGCCGGGCTCCCACAGGGTCCACACGCCGATGTAGTCCGCGTTCGCGGCGAGGCTGCCGCGCAGCATGGCATTGGCCTGCGCGCGAGACGGATGCCCCTCGGCGTGCAGACCTTCCAGGGCCTCGCCCAGCGTGCGGGCCGTGCCCAGCGCAAAGCCGAGCCGGTTCCCCATGTCCGCACCGATGCGGGCGGCGGTGGCCTGACTGAGGGCAAAGGCGTCCCGCCGCGCGCTCTGCACGACGCGCAGCGTGGTGAGGCTGATGAGCACGGTGAGCCCGGCGAAAACCGCCAGGCCGATCGAGACGAGCATGCGGGCATTGAGCCCGCGTTGGGTGATGAATTTCATGGTGGAGCGTGGAGGAAGGAAGGCGGCAACCCTCCCGGCAGGAAGGAACGGGCCCAAAGCAAAAGGCACAGGCGCACCGGGTCCCCGAGAGGACATGGTGTGACTGTGCCTTCGACTGACAGGCCCGTATGTCCTGCCGGAGAAAGCTGCCTGCAACCGGGTTGCGGGCCTGCTGTGCCCCCTAACGGCACATCCGCCCGGCGCTTGAGCAAAAATTTACCTCGCCCACCCCCACGCCTTGTTGTCGGGCGGGATTGCCAAATCCGGGCTCGCTTCAACCGCCTCGCCCCGACCGTCCCTTCAAATCCCGTCGCCCGATCCCGGTTCGCGTTCCAGCAGCTGCTCCAGCTGGCGGCGCAGGTCGGCAAGATCCTTGCTCTTGAAATTCTGCCGGGTGCGCTCAAGCACCTCCACGGTGCGCCGCAACGCCGCCACATGGTCCACCTCGCGCAACCGGCTCGAGGCCCGCCGGTCCAGCGATTGCGTGGCCCGCTCCAGGTCCGCCAGCAGCAGGATGGCCTGCCGCAGCGACACCCGGATGAAATCCTCCATCCGCCCGCCGCCGTCAACCGGCGCCTGCCGGGAAAGCTGCTCGATCTGCGCCAGCTCCCGCTCCCAGTCGCGCAACCGCTGCCGGCCCTCC is from Lacunisphaera limnophila and encodes:
- a CDS encoding methyl-accepting chemotaxis protein, which encodes MKFITQRGLNARMLVSIGLAVFAGLTVLISLTTLRVVQSARRDAFALSQATAARIGADMGNRLGFALGTARTLGEALEGLHAEGHPSRAQANAMLRGSLAANADYIGVWTLWEPGAFDGRDAEHAGQPGHDGTGRFISYWNRGSGQIQVEPLVDYTVEGAGDYYLIAKRTNRETILEPYLYKVAGKDVLMTSLVVPVQGPDGAFAGVVGVDLPLEKLGAEIAQVKVGETGYAALISNRGLYAAHPKSERLGKPMVDTDAWVQPFLGHVQRGEAFATESFSRTLDDNTFRFGAPVRIGTADTPWAVSITLRESEVLAAARRLRNTIVLTGGLVLAGVLVVVWWIARGISRPVRDIAQQLGAGADEITAASGQVSSAGQSLAAGASEQAASLEETSSSLVELSSMTKRNAEHAATAKALAAETRAAADAGTTDMEKMATAMADLQKTSKSVAQIVKTIDEIAFQTNILALNAAVEAARAGEAGAGFAVVAEEVRNLAQRSASAAKETAATISEAVRMSELGVGISGKVATGFGGIVERTRRLDGLVADIAHACQEQSEGIVQINAAVGQMDKVTQGNAAGAEENSAAAEELNAQAVTLRGCVNDLLQVVNGAGAAGAVSAPEVMRPAPAVFRRGSTTNDFFADQPAPALAGNSRHADDSA